The Streptomyces laurentii genome contains a region encoding:
- a CDS encoding GNAT family acetyltransferase (GNAT family acetyltransferase [Streptomyces griseoflavus Tu4000];~N-Acyltransferase superfamily: Various enyzmes that characteristicly catalyzethe transfer of an acyl group to a substrate; cl00357;~identified by MetaGeneAnnotator; putative) translates to MIIETATPDDLPHLLAFRQEAAGWLTGLGTDQWQRPYPADKLLATIRQGVVFMVREGAATAATITLTPDAEDGLWSERELAEPSMFINKLTVARTHAGQDLGGRLLDWAGDRAFRSGAAWLRLDAWTTNVKLQDYYLQHGFYHVRTVTEGGAVNGGPRVSGWLAQRPTAPSGAHGLTDHSGSVPLLVGGSDISR, encoded by the coding sequence GTGATCATTGAGACCGCCACCCCCGACGACCTCCCCCATCTGCTGGCCTTCAGGCAGGAAGCGGCCGGGTGGCTCACCGGCCTGGGAACCGACCAGTGGCAGCGGCCGTACCCCGCGGACAAGCTCCTCGCCACGATCCGGCAGGGCGTCGTCTTCATGGTCCGCGAGGGAGCTGCGACGGCGGCCACCATCACTCTGACCCCCGACGCCGAAGACGGGCTGTGGAGCGAGCGGGAACTCGCGGAGCCGTCGATGTTCATCAACAAGCTGACCGTCGCTCGCACTCACGCCGGTCAAGACCTCGGCGGGCGACTGCTCGACTGGGCGGGGGACCGGGCGTTCCGCTCCGGCGCCGCCTGGCTCCGTCTGGACGCATGGACGACGAACGTCAAGCTCCAGGACTACTACCTTCAGCACGGCTTCTACCACGTCCGGACCGTCACCGAGGGGGGAGCTGTGAACGGTGGGCCGCGCGTATCCGGCTGGCTTGCCCAGCGTCCGACCGCGCCCAGTGGGGCCCACGGGCTCACGGATCACTCCGGATCGGTTCCCCTTCTCGTGGGCGGCTCTGACATCAGCCGCTGA